One Bacteroidales bacterium genomic window carries:
- a CDS encoding EutN/CcmL family microcompartment protein: MILAKVVGTVVSSHKEPKMEGLKLLLLEKIDPVTLKGKNDFVVSMDSVNAGLDEIVMYVSGSSARFTHATEGLPTDSAVIAIVDRIEKDGVFTFQKT; encoded by the coding sequence ATGATATTAGCAAAAGTTGTTGGCACTGTTGTTTCGAGCCATAAGGAACCCAAAATGGAAGGCTTAAAACTCCTTCTTCTCGAAAAAATTGATCCTGTTACACTCAAAGGTAAAAACGATTTTGTTGTTTCGATGGACAGCGTAAATGCCGGCCTTGATGAAATAGTTATGTATGTATCGGGAAGCAGTGCAAGATTTACCCATGCTACCGAGGGCTTGCCGACTGACTCGGCAGTTATTGCCATTGTTGATAGGATAGAAAAAGACGGAGTATTTACATTTCAAAAAACATAA
- a CDS encoding EutN/CcmL family microcompartment protein — MILGKVVGSVVSTDISIDIEGARYLLVQKCNQKGEAKSDFLVALDLVSAGYNEIVMISESTSARETTLTQNKPVDAIIVGIIDMIDENNEIVYRK; from the coding sequence ATGATTCTGGGTAAAGTTGTTGGTTCAGTAGTTAGTACTGACATAAGCATTGATATTGAAGGCGCAAGATATCTGTTGGTTCAAAAATGCAACCAGAAGGGAGAAGCAAAAAGTGACTTTCTTGTTGCTCTTGATCTTGTGAGTGCTGGCTATAACGAAATTGTGATGATTTCGGAAAGTACATCGGCGCGCGAAACAACCCTTACTCAAAACAAACCGGTTGATGCCATTATAGTAGGAATAATTGATATGATAGATGAAAACAATGAAATTGTTTACAGGAAATGA
- a CDS encoding BMC domain-containing protein, with protein MIVDKNTIVLGVLEFSSIAIGIHALDQMVKIAPVRIIDARTICPGKYLIVFSGDVASAEYSYHKGFEIGSEYIVDSLFLPMVHSELIDAIGKIKPVDTWESVGIIETLSVTSAIEAADIAAKASDVKIIEIRLAIGFGGKSYMKMMGRLHDVEASMNAAVSKIASKNMLCAKTIISHPHKEIKPYFLS; from the coding sequence ATGATAGTTGATAAAAACACAATCGTTCTTGGTGTTCTGGAGTTCAGTAGCATAGCTATTGGAATCCATGCATTGGATCAGATGGTAAAAATTGCTCCTGTAAGAATCATTGACGCGCGTACAATTTGTCCCGGAAAATATCTGATTGTTTTCAGTGGCGATGTGGCTTCAGCCGAGTATTCCTACCACAAAGGATTCGAGATTGGTTCGGAATATATTGTTGACAGCCTTTTTTTGCCGATGGTTCACAGCGAGTTGATTGATGCTATCGGAAAAATAAAACCTGTGGATACGTGGGAATCTGTGGGTATTATTGAAACATTATCAGTAACATCTGCTATCGAGGCCGCTGATATCGCCGCAAAAGCCAGTGATGTTAAAATTATTGAAATCAGGCTGGCTATCGGTTTCGGTGGTAAATCTTACATGAAAATGATGGGGCGCCTGCACGATGTTGAGGCTTCAATGAATGCAGCCGTATCAAAGATAGCTTCCAAAAATATGTTGTGTGCGAAAACAATTATTTCTCATCCACATAAAGAAATAAAACCCTATTTCTTGTCATAA
- a CDS encoding aldehyde dehydrogenase EutE: protein MDNLEEKVRQLVAEALQNLSMEAGGKSQAAINGVFTDIYDAINAASTAFKTFIELPLDTRRSIIHNMRKASLEQNETISKMAHEETGLGKYEDKMLKNLLGINKTPGVEDIVPQAFSDENGFTLVERAPYGVIGSITPSTNPTVTIISNAIGMVAAGNTVVFNPHPAARRVSAYVIDFLNRAVIEAGGPANVITCIENPTIESAKAIMSHEKIALMVVTGGPAVVKTAMSSGKKVIAAGPGNPPVIVDETANLAKAAKDIVDGASFDNNIICICEKEIIVVESVADELKAELKKNGAWELDTDQIRKITELVISDPGKPGHEGSANKKYIGKNAGLIAGEIGLPVPASTRILLCEVDSGHPLVWTEQLMPVIPLVRVKDVDAAIDLAVKAEHGFRHTAVMHSMNIAKLSKMAKVINCSLFVKNGPSYAGLGYGGAGFASFTIASPTGEGLSRAHTFTRERRCTLVDYFRII from the coding sequence ATGGATAATTTAGAAGAAAAAGTAAGGCAATTGGTTGCCGAGGCATTGCAAAACCTTAGCATGGAAGCTGGGGGGAAATCTCAGGCTGCCATAAACGGTGTATTCACAGATATTTACGATGCCATCAATGCGGCGTCTACCGCTTTTAAAACCTTTATAGAACTGCCGCTTGATACCCGGAGAAGCATCATTCACAACATGAGAAAGGCTTCGCTGGAGCAGAATGAAACCATCTCAAAAATGGCTCATGAAGAAACTGGGCTTGGGAAGTATGAAGATAAAATGCTCAAGAACCTGCTCGGAATAAACAAAACCCCCGGTGTTGAGGATATTGTGCCACAGGCATTCAGCGATGAAAACGGTTTCACTCTTGTTGAAAGAGCGCCATACGGTGTGATAGGTTCCATAACACCATCCACCAATCCAACTGTTACCATCATAAGCAATGCCATTGGAATGGTGGCTGCCGGCAATACCGTAGTTTTCAATCCCCATCCGGCTGCCAGGCGTGTTTCGGCTTATGTTATTGATTTTTTGAACCGTGCTGTTATTGAGGCAGGAGGCCCTGCTAATGTAATTACCTGCATTGAAAACCCAACCATTGAATCGGCAAAGGCAATTATGTCGCACGAGAAAATAGCTTTGATGGTTGTAACAGGCGGACCGGCTGTAGTTAAAACCGCCATGAGCAGTGGTAAAAAAGTGATTGCCGCCGGCCCGGGAAACCCACCTGTAATTGTGGACGAAACTGCCAACCTGGCCAAAGCTGCTAAAGATATCGTTGATGGCGCAAGTTTCGATAATAATATCATATGCATTTGCGAGAAAGAAATTATTGTGGTTGAATCAGTTGCCGATGAACTCAAGGCTGAATTGAAAAAAAACGGAGCATGGGAACTCGATACGGATCAAATAAGAAAAATAACAGAACTTGTGATCTCTGACCCCGGCAAACCGGGCCATGAAGGGTCGGCCAATAAAAAATATATTGGGAAAAACGCTGGTCTTATCGCCGGAGAAATTGGATTACCGGTTCCTGCCTCCACAAGAATTTTGTTGTGTGAAGTTGATAGCGGCCACCCATTGGTCTGGACTGAACAACTTATGCCTGTTATTCCCCTGGTCAGGGTCAAAGATGTTGATGCAGCCATTGACCTTGCCGTTAAAGCAGAACACGGATTCAGGCATACAGCAGTTATGCACTCCATGAACATTGCTAAGCTTAGCAAAATGGCAAAAGTGATTAATTGTTCACTTTTTGTCAAAAATGGCCCCAGCTATGCCGGCTTAGGCTATGGCGGTGCAGGATTTGCCTCGTTTACAATAGCCAGCCCAACAGGCGAAGGTCTTAGTAGGGCACACACATTTACACGCGAAAGAAGATGCACCCTGGTGGATTATTTCAGAATTATTTAA
- a CDS encoding EutN/CcmL family microcompartment protein, which produces MKFGRVIGRVVSTVKVDSFEGQKFLLVQPVDEKLNDTGDPIVAIDTIQSSEGQVIYYETSREAARVLENILNPCDAAIVGIVDVINLER; this is translated from the coding sequence ATGAAATTTGGAAGGGTGATCGGAAGAGTAGTCAGCACCGTTAAGGTTGATTCATTTGAAGGACAGAAATTCCTTCTTGTGCAACCCGTTGATGAAAAACTCAATGATACCGGCGACCCGATAGTGGCAATAGATACAATACAATCCTCAGAAGGGCAGGTAATATATTATGAAACAAGCAGAGAAGCCGCAAGGGTGCTGGAGAATATACTGAATCCATGCGACGCCGCCATAGTTGGTATTGTTGACGTAATTAATCTGGAGAGATAA
- a CDS encoding EutN/CcmL family microcompartment protein — MIIGRVIGNVVSTVKAKGYESRKILIVQPIDPTGQSIGKSFLAIDTVQAGFGDTVITIDEGNSARIALKEPEAYTIKLVVAGIVDHINKKI; from the coding sequence ATGATTATTGGCAGAGTAATCGGAAATGTTGTTTCAACGGTGAAAGCAAAAGGCTATGAATCAAGGAAAATTTTGATTGTTCAGCCGATAGATCCCACTGGCCAATCAATAGGAAAATCGTTTTTGGCTATTGATACTGTTCAGGCAGGCTTTGGTGATACCGTTATTACGATTGATGAAGGCAACTCCGCCAGGATCGCACTTAAAGAACCCGAAGCTTATACAATCAAACTGGTGGTAGCGGGAATTGTAGATCACATAAATAAAAAGATTTAA
- a CDS encoding RpiB/LacA/LacB family sugar-phosphate isomerase, with translation MNKESIVTVALGADHGAYSAKEMLKSYLQVIGYKVTDVGTDNETIKVDYPDFAYQVAKKVASGACDRGIMLDAAGIGSSMVCNKVKGIRAALCWNMKTIINSREHNNANVLTMGTTMHSETELSAMAKLWLETGFEGGRHWPRINKMMAIERK, from the coding sequence ATGAATAAGGAAAGTATTGTTACTGTAGCCTTAGGAGCCGATCACGGAGCATACAGCGCCAAGGAAATGCTTAAATCATATTTACAAGTGATCGGTTACAAAGTAACAGATGTGGGAACCGATAATGAAACGATAAAAGTAGATTATCCGGATTTCGCGTATCAGGTTGCAAAAAAAGTTGCCAGTGGCGCCTGCGACCGGGGAATTATGCTTGACGCAGCCGGTATTGGCTCCTCAATGGTTTGCAATAAAGTGAAAGGAATCAGGGCCGCTTTATGCTGGAATATGAAAACAATCATCAACAGCAGGGAGCATAACAATGCCAATGTGCTGACCATGGGAACCACAATGCATTCAGAGACGGAGTTAAGCGCTATGGCAAAACTTTGGCTTGAAACCGGCTTTGAAGGTGGCAGGCATTGGCCCAGGATCAACAAAATGATGGCCATTGAAAGGAAATAA
- the deoC gene encoding deoxyribose-phosphate aldolase: MTPQELAGYIDHTLLKPDAVASQFDQLCSEAIQYNFYSVCVNSGWVSYVAKKLRGTGIKICSVVGFPLGETDSRTKAFEARNAIGNGAHEIDMVMSIGALKSGDLKYVEDDIRAVKRACRSNTVLKVILETSLLTDQEKVFACEICKKTEADFVKTSTGFSGSGATIADIELMRRAVGPKMGVKASGGIRDFDFAVSLIRAGATRIGAGASVAIITGKTTDGKY; this comes from the coding sequence ATGACTCCGCAGGAACTGGCAGGATATATTGATCATACTCTCCTCAAACCCGATGCGGTGGCTTCCCAGTTCGACCAGCTTTGCAGCGAAGCAATACAGTATAATTTCTATTCCGTCTGCGTTAATTCGGGCTGGGTATCGTATGTGGCAAAGAAATTAAGAGGCACTGGCATAAAGATTTGTTCGGTTGTCGGATTCCCGCTGGGAGAAACTGATTCACGAACTAAAGCTTTTGAAGCCAGGAATGCTATCGGTAACGGAGCACACGAAATTGATATGGTGATGAGCATAGGAGCACTGAAATCAGGCGACCTTAAATACGTTGAGGATGATATCAGAGCCGTGAAAAGAGCTTGCCGAAGCAACACAGTGCTGAAGGTTATACTCGAAACCTCGCTGTTAACAGACCAGGAAAAAGTGTTTGCTTGTGAAATATGCAAAAAAACCGAGGCCGATTTCGTTAAAACCAGTACCGGCTTTAGCGGTAGTGGTGCTACTATTGCCGATATTGAACTCATGCGCCGCGCTGTTGGACCCAAAATGGGTGTGAAAGCCAGCGGCGGTATCAGAGATTTTGACTTTGCCGTTTCACTGATCAGGGCAGGCGCCACCAGGATTGGAGCCGGAGCAAGCGTAGCTATCATTACAGGTAAAACTACTGACGGTAAATATTAG
- a CDS encoding acyl-CoA dehydrogenase family protein — MSLSEYQTPDYFLIDELLSQEHRIIRGAVQDWVNRSIKPNIERWAQNNEFPSEIMRELGELGALGPYIPEAYGGAGLDQISYGLIMTELERGDSSIRSAASVQSSLVMYPIFTFGSEEQKQKYLPKLASGELVGCFGLTEPNHGSDPGSMETRIKDQGDHFLLNGAKMWITNSGIADIAVVWAKDETGTVRGLIVPKESEGYSAPEIKNKWSLRASNTGELVFDNVRIPKENIFPGVKGMKGPLSCLNSARYGIAWGAIGAAMDCYFAALKYSKERTQFGKPIASFQLQQKKLAEVLTEITKAQLLAWRLGVLKNENRATPAQISMAKRNNVKMALDVARESRQILGAMGITGDFPMMRHMMNLESVITYEGTHDIHLLITGHDITGISAF; from the coding sequence ATGTCTCTTTCCGAATACCAGACTCCCGACTACTTCCTTATTGACGAACTTCTTAGCCAGGAGCATCGCATTATCCGCGGTGCAGTCCAAGACTGGGTGAACCGCTCAATAAAACCCAATATTGAACGCTGGGCGCAAAACAATGAGTTTCCTTCTGAAATCATGCGCGAACTTGGAGAACTCGGCGCACTTGGGCCATATATTCCTGAGGCTTACGGTGGTGCCGGTTTGGATCAGATTTCTTACGGCCTTATCATGACTGAACTCGAACGCGGCGACAGCAGTATCCGATCTGCGGCTTCGGTTCAATCTTCCCTGGTAATGTATCCGATTTTTACTTTCGGTTCAGAAGAACAAAAACAAAAATACCTGCCCAAGCTTGCAAGTGGCGAATTGGTGGGCTGTTTTGGCCTTACCGAACCAAATCATGGCTCCGACCCCGGAAGCATGGAAACCCGCATCAAGGATCAGGGCGATCATTTTTTGTTGAATGGCGCTAAAATGTGGATCACCAATTCCGGTATAGCAGACATTGCTGTGGTGTGGGCAAAGGATGAAACGGGAACTGTTCGCGGATTGATTGTTCCTAAGGAAAGTGAAGGTTATTCGGCCCCAGAAATAAAAAACAAATGGTCGCTGCGGGCGTCCAACACAGGTGAACTTGTATTTGATAATGTTAGGATTCCCAAAGAAAATATTTTCCCGGGCGTAAAAGGCATGAAAGGCCCGTTAAGTTGCCTGAATTCTGCACGATACGGAATTGCATGGGGCGCAATAGGCGCAGCCATGGACTGTTACTTCGCCGCTTTGAAATATTCCAAAGAGCGAACCCAATTTGGGAAACCGATTGCCTCGTTTCAACTTCAGCAAAAGAAACTGGCCGAAGTACTCACCGAAATTACCAAAGCGCAGTTGCTTGCATGGCGGCTTGGTGTTCTGAAAAATGAAAACCGTGCAACACCCGCACAAATAAGTATGGCCAAACGCAATAACGTGAAAATGGCGCTGGATGTGGCCAGGGAATCACGGCAGATACTCGGCGCCATGGGCATTACCGGCGATTTCCCAATGATGCGCCACATGATGAACCTCGAATCGGTAATCACCTACGAAGGCACACATGACATTCATTTGCTGATAACAGGGCATGATATTACGGGGATAAGTGCGTTTTGA
- the der gene encoding ribosome biogenesis GTPase Der: MSNILAIVGRPNVGKSTFFNRLTGMRQAIVDPTSGVTRDRHYGRSDWNGIEFSVIDTGGYVTGSDDVFESEIRKQVALAMEEADVILFIVDSREGLTGMDEEISTMLRRSDKKIFVAANKADSSEHFNEASEFYALGVDQVFPVSAMTGSGTGELLDEVVKEFSTPDVEEVPEIPRIAVVGRPNVGKSSLVNALLGVDRNIVTAIPGTTRDSVYTRHKGYGFDFLLVDTAGVRKKSKVSENIEFYSVMRSIRSIENSDVCLLMIDASEGFEAQDTNLFSLAQKNHKGIVIVVNKWDLLEKETNTHKDYETLIREKISPFTDVPIVFTSVLTKQRIYKTIELAHQVYENRKRRITTSKLNELLLPVIQNNPPPATKGKYVKVKYITQLKTHFPAFVFFCNLPQYVKDPYKRFIENQIRSNFDFSGVPMEIYFREK; encoded by the coding sequence ATGAGCAATATACTTGCTATCGTAGGAAGGCCGAATGTTGGCAAATCCACTTTTTTTAATCGCCTCACAGGCATGAGGCAAGCCATTGTTGATCCAACTTCCGGCGTTACCCGCGATCGGCATTATGGCCGTTCAGACTGGAATGGCATTGAGTTTTCGGTTATTGATACAGGTGGCTATGTTACCGGTTCGGATGATGTTTTTGAGAGCGAGATCCGCAAACAAGTGGCTTTGGCGATGGAAGAAGCCGATGTAATCCTTTTCATTGTTGACTCGCGCGAAGGCCTCACAGGCATGGATGAAGAAATTTCGACTATGCTGAGGCGTTCGGACAAAAAGATATTTGTTGCGGCCAACAAAGCCGATAGTTCTGAACACTTTAACGAAGCCAGCGAATTTTATGCCCTGGGGGTTGACCAGGTTTTCCCTGTTTCTGCAATGACCGGAAGTGGAACCGGCGAATTACTGGATGAAGTGGTGAAAGAATTTTCCACACCCGATGTTGAGGAAGTTCCTGAAATACCAAGGATTGCCGTGGTGGGAAGGCCAAATGTTGGTAAATCCTCGCTGGTGAATGCCTTGCTGGGTGTTGACCGCAATATAGTTACCGCAATTCCGGGCACAACCCGCGATTCTGTGTATACAAGGCACAAAGGTTACGGTTTTGATTTCCTTTTAGTGGATACAGCCGGGGTCAGGAAAAAAAGCAAGGTTTCTGAAAATATTGAGTTCTACTCGGTAATGCGAAGCATCCGTTCAATCGAGAACAGCGATGTCTGCCTTTTGATGATTGATGCTTCAGAAGGATTTGAGGCGCAGGACACCAATTTGTTCTCGCTGGCTCAGAAGAACCACAAGGGAATCGTAATTGTGGTGAACAAATGGGATTTGTTGGAAAAGGAAACCAATACGCACAAGGATTATGAAACTCTGATCCGCGAAAAAATATCACCGTTTACCGATGTTCCGATCGTGTTTACTTCGGTTCTCACAAAACAACGTATTTACAAAACCATTGAACTGGCACATCAGGTGTATGAGAACCGAAAGCGAAGAATTACTACCTCTAAATTGAATGAGTTGTTGCTTCCTGTTATACAGAATAATCCTCCCCCGGCTACCAAAGGCAAATACGTGAAAGTTAAATACATCACTCAGCTTAAAACCCATTTCCCTGCCTTTGTTTTTTTCTGCAATCTGCCTCAGTATGTGAAAGACCCGTACAAACGTTTTATTGAGAACCAGATACGCTCCAACTTTGATTTTAGCGGGGTGCCAATGGAGATTTATTTCAGGGAAAAGTAA
- a CDS encoding RNA-binding S4 domain-containing protein — MNASVRIDKWLWSVRVYKTRNQAADACRAGKVKMDGNAVKPSRDVKPGDVIEISMAPIKKTLEVIEPIKNRVGAKLVPEFARDLTPQEEYDKLKLISEMNFEHRDRGTGRPTKKQRRLIDYLKDED; from the coding sequence ATGAATGCTTCCGTACGAATTGACAAATGGCTTTGGTCGGTAAGGGTTTATAAAACCCGCAACCAGGCTGCCGATGCATGCAGGGCGGGCAAGGTTAAAATGGATGGAAACGCCGTAAAGCCATCACGTGATGTGAAACCCGGCGATGTGATTGAGATCAGCATGGCCCCGATCAAGAAAACCCTGGAAGTGATTGAACCGATCAAGAACCGTGTTGGCGCTAAACTTGTTCCTGAATTTGCCAGGGATTTGACTCCACAGGAAGAATACGACAAGCTGAAACTCATCAGTGAAATGAATTTCGAGCACCGCGACCGTGGCACCGGGCGGCCAACCAAAAAACAAAGAAGGCTGATAGATTATTTGAAGGATGAGGACTAG
- a CDS encoding Txe/YoeB family addiction module toxin — MNKYIFEENSLDDFSNWALYNRQIFKKIVKLLKDIKRSPFSGIGKPELLKFDKSGCWSRRITSEHRLVYKLDETGNILIVSCKGHYSE; from the coding sequence ATGAATAAATATATTTTCGAAGAAAATTCGCTTGACGATTTCAGCAATTGGGCATTGTATAACAGACAGATTTTTAAGAAGATCGTTAAGCTACTCAAAGACATCAAACGTTCTCCATTTTCCGGAATTGGCAAACCCGAACTATTAAAATTTGATAAATCTGGTTGCTGGTCAAGAAGAATTACTTCTGAGCATCGTCTTGTTTACAAATTAGATGAAACAGGAAACATTTTAATTGTAAGCTGTAAAGGCCATTACAGCGAGTAA
- a CDS encoding class I SAM-dependent rRNA methyltransferase, translating to MTDIKNKHQNYPRVILSKGREVSIQRFHPWIFSGAVQSISEHLKGGEIVEVFTSQGNYLGTGHFEDSSLAVKLFSFERKEINTAFWKQKIENAYNLRKALGLAENADTNAYRLVFTEGDGLPGLIIDIYDKIAVFQAQTQGMFNARNEISEALTSVYNGKLQAVYDKSAESFFEPSENNELHSRFLHGQAETPKEITEHGNKFLVDFVKGQKTGFFLDQRENRALLGLYAQGRKVLNLFSYTGGFSIYALKSGAKEVYSVDSAASAIELANANVKLNGFEETKHKGIIADVKNYVQEMAADFDQVILDPPAFAKHKASQHRAMQGYKFLNTSVLKKIKSGGILFTFSCSQVVGTDLFESTVMASAIEAGRSVRILHRLSQPPDHPISIFHPEGAYLKGLVIYVD from the coding sequence ATGACAGATATCAAAAACAAGCATCAAAATTACCCAAGGGTTATCTTAAGCAAAGGGCGCGAAGTTTCGATCCAGCGTTTCCATCCCTGGATTTTTTCCGGGGCCGTTCAATCCATATCCGAACATCTTAAGGGGGGTGAAATAGTTGAAGTGTTTACTTCGCAGGGCAATTATCTTGGCACCGGGCATTTTGAAGACAGTTCGCTTGCGGTCAAACTATTTAGCTTCGAACGCAAAGAAATCAATACAGCCTTCTGGAAGCAAAAAATTGAAAATGCTTACAATCTGCGCAAGGCGCTGGGCCTGGCTGAGAATGCTGACACCAATGCATATCGCCTCGTTTTCACTGAAGGCGACGGTTTGCCGGGATTGATCATTGATATTTATGATAAAATTGCGGTTTTCCAAGCTCAGACCCAGGGGATGTTCAATGCCCGAAATGAAATTTCCGAAGCGCTGACAAGCGTTTACAATGGCAAACTCCAGGCTGTTTATGACAAAAGTGCTGAGTCATTTTTCGAACCTTCTGAAAATAATGAATTACATAGCAGGTTTTTGCATGGGCAAGCCGAAACTCCAAAGGAAATCACCGAACATGGAAACAAATTCCTGGTGGATTTTGTCAAAGGACAGAAAACAGGTTTCTTTCTGGATCAGCGTGAGAACCGCGCTTTGCTGGGGCTATATGCCCAGGGTCGTAAAGTCCTCAATTTATTTTCTTATACCGGCGGATTCAGTATTTACGCATTGAAGTCCGGCGCCAAAGAAGTTTACTCTGTTGACAGCGCCGCATCAGCGATTGAGCTTGCTAATGCAAACGTAAAACTCAACGGCTTTGAAGAAACCAAACACAAAGGCATCATAGCTGATGTGAAAAATTATGTTCAGGAAATGGCCGCTGATTTTGACCAAGTAATTCTTGATCCGCCTGCCTTCGCCAAGCACAAAGCCTCGCAACACCGGGCCATGCAGGGTTATAAATTTCTGAATACATCGGTTCTGAAAAAGATAAAATCTGGTGGAATCCTTTTCACTTTTTCCTGTTCTCAGGTAGTCGGAACCGATTTGTTTGAATCCACGGTAATGGCATCTGCCATTGAAGCCGGCCGTAGCGTCCGCATCCTTCACCGCCTCAGCCAGCCACCCGATCACCCGATAAGTATTTTCCATCCGGAAGGGGCGTATTTGAAGGGGCTAGTGATTTACGTGGATTAA
- a CDS encoding toxin-antitoxin system YwqK family antitoxin, whose translation MTKMIYSSLAFIFLFSCSPEIERVVVQTYPDGKVELEQYYSFQNNDSILIKEIGYYPDGMKRIEGAYHQGMREGKWTYWFSNGNKWSEANYKADIRDGKSTVWHENGGKYFEGNYKAGERAGRWRFWDEDGSLVKDINYDE comes from the coding sequence ATGACAAAAATGATTTACTCAAGCCTTGCCTTCATTTTTCTATTTTCCTGTTCGCCTGAAATTGAAAGGGTAGTGGTTCAAACCTACCCTGATGGGAAAGTTGAACTTGAACAATATTACTCCTTCCAAAATAATGATTCGATCCTGATAAAGGAAATCGGGTATTATCCCGATGGCATGAAACGTATTGAAGGAGCCTATCATCAAGGTATGCGGGAGGGCAAATGGACCTATTGGTTCTCCAATGGAAACAAGTGGAGCGAAGCTAATTACAAAGCCGATATCCGCGATGGGAAGAGTACAGTATGGCATGAAAACGGCGGAAAGTATTTTGAAGGCAATTACAAGGCTGGCGAACGGGCCGGGAGATGGAGATTCTGGGACGAAGATGGCAGCCTGGTAAAGGATATTAATTATGACGAGTGA
- a CDS encoding dihydroorotase, whose translation MGNPLLIHNALIVNEGKSYKGSILLSDGIIQQVYEGTPQEGHFPPNSVFLDAGGKLLMPGVIDDQVHFRDPGLTHKADLESESRAAVAGGVTSFMEMPNTIPPVLTQELLEEKYEMAAKKSLANYSFYMGTSNDNVDEVLKTNPGNVCGVKVFLGASTGNLLVDDHATLNKLFADCKVLIATHCEDENIIRKNSIMFREKYGEDIAVELHPQIRSHEACYKSSEFAVNLAKKYGTRLHMLHLSTADEMQLFDNLIPLHEKRITAEVCVHHLWFAEEDYRTQGTRIKWNPAIKSAGDREALFQALLDNKLDVVATDHAPHTLEEKSNTYFKSPSGGPLVQHSLQAMLEFFHQGRLSLEQIVEKMCHAPAICFQVNRRGFIRPDYHADVVLVDLNTAYTVNKDNILYKCGWSPFEGQTFNSKITHTFVNGNLVYEDGVIHNSSRGERLLFDR comes from the coding sequence ATGGGAAATCCGCTGCTCATCCACAACGCCCTGATCGTAAACGAAGGGAAATCCTATAAAGGCTCCATTTTATTGAGTGATGGAATCATTCAGCAGGTGTACGAAGGAACCCCGCAGGAAGGCCATTTCCCGCCAAATTCAGTTTTTCTCGATGCCGGGGGCAAACTTCTTATGCCTGGTGTAATTGACGATCAGGTGCATTTTCGTGATCCGGGCCTCACCCACAAAGCTGACTTGGAAAGCGAAAGCCGCGCAGCCGTTGCCGGTGGCGTGACTTCCTTTATGGAAATGCCCAATACAATTCCACCGGTACTTACCCAGGAATTGCTTGAAGAAAAGTATGAGATGGCGGCTAAAAAATCGCTGGCCAATTATTCGTTTTATATGGGAACCTCAAACGATAATGTTGATGAGGTTCTGAAGACAAATCCTGGAAATGTATGTGGGGTTAAAGTTTTTCTGGGAGCTTCAACTGGAAACCTACTGGTTGATGACCATGCAACATTGAATAAACTTTTTGCAGATTGTAAAGTGCTTATTGCAACCCATTGCGAAGATGAAAACATCATCAGGAAAAATTCAATAATGTTCCGTGAGAAATATGGTGAAGATATAGCGGTTGAATTGCACCCTCAAATCCGCAGCCACGAAGCCTGTTATAAATCATCGGAATTTGCCGTGAACCTGGCAAAAAAATACGGCACCCGGCTTCATATGCTGCATCTCTCCACTGCTGACGAAATGCAACTGTTCGATAACCTGATCCCGCTGCATGAAAAGAGAATAACCGCCGAAGTCTGCGTTCACCATTTGTGGTTTGCAGAAGAAGATTATAGAACCCAGGGCACACGAATAAAATGGAATCCGGCCATCAAATCAGCCGGCGACAGGGAGGCTTTATTCCAGGCTTTGCTTGATAACAAACTCGATGTGGTTGCCACCGACCACGCCCCACATACGTTGGAAGAAAAAAGTAACACATACTTCAAATCGCCGTCCGGTGGTCCGTTGGTGCAGCACTCCTTGCAGGCTATGCTTGAGTTTTTTCACCAGGGGCGCTTGAGTCTTGAGCAAATTGTTGAGAAAATGTGCCATGCCCCGGCCATTTGTTTCCAGGTTAACAGAAGGGGTTTTATCAGGCCAGATTATCATGCCGATGTGGTGTTGGTTGATCTGAACACAGCCTATACCGTTAACAAAGACAACATATTGTACAAGTGCGGCTGGTCGCCATTTGAAGGCCAAACCTTCAATTCAAAGATTACCCATACTTTTGTGAATGGAAACCTGGTGTATGAAGATGGGGTGATTCATAATTCTTCCAGGGGAGAGCGCTTACTTTTCGATCGCTAA